A single Elephas maximus indicus isolate mEleMax1 chromosome 2, mEleMax1 primary haplotype, whole genome shotgun sequence DNA region contains:
- the LOC126070084 gene encoding protocadherin gamma-C4 isoform X6, with amino-acid sequence MFRKVRSWVEIWRAATLLFLFCHLGYVCGQIRYPVPEESQEGTFVGNVAQDFLLDTESLSARRLQVAGEVNQRHFRVDLDSGALLIKNPIDREALCGLSASCIVPLEFVTEGPLEMYRAEVEIVDVNDHAPRFPRQQLDLEIGEAAPPGQRFPLEKAQDADVGSNSISSYRLSSNEHFALDVKKRSDGSLVPELLLEKPLDREKQSDYRLVLTAVDGGNPPRSGTAELRVSVLDVNDNAPAFQQSSYRISVLESAPAGTVLIQLNASDPDLGPSGNVTFSFSGHTPDRVRSLFSLHPTTGKLTLQGPLDFESENYYEFDVRARDGGSPAMEQHCSLRVDLLDVNDNAPHITVTSELGTLPENAEPGTVVALISVQDPDSGSNGDVSLRIPDYLPFALKSAFRNQFSLVTAGTLDREAKSSYDIMVTASDAGNPPLSTHRTIFLNISDVNDNPPSFFQRSHEVFVPENNRPGDLLCSLAASDPDSGLNALISYSLLEPRNRDVSASSFISLNPQTGAVHATRSFDYEQTQTLQFEVQARDRGNPPLSSTVTVRLFVLDLNDNAPAVLRPRARPGSLCPQALPPSVGAGHLVTKVTAVDLDSGYNAWVSYQLLEAPDPSLFAVSRYAGEVRTAVPIPADLPPQKLVIVVKDSGNPPLSTSVTLLVSLEEDTHPVVPDLRESSAPREGESRLTLYLAVSLVAICFVSFGSFVALLSKCLRGAACGVTCFPAGTCACLTRSRRREGLPPSNGILRIQLGSDDPIKFVDVGGHSHGCTPLASAPTRSDSFMMVKSPSAPMAGEPVRPSCPPSDLLYGLEQAPPNTDWRFSQAQRPGTSGSQNGDETGTWPNNQFDTEMLQAMILASASEAADGSSTLGGGAGTMGLSARYGPQFTLQHVPDYRQNVYIPGSNATLTNAAGKRDGKAPAGGNGNKKKSGKKEKK; translated from the exons ATGTTCCGCAAGGTGAGAAGCTGGGTAGAAATCTGGCGGGCAGCTACCCTTTTGTTCCTCTTTTGCCACCTGGGTTATGTTTGTGGGCAGATCCGCTACCCAGTCCCAGAGGAGTCACAGGAAGGGACTTTTGTAGGGAATGTCGCCCAAGATTTCCTGCTGGATACAGAGAGTCTGTCAGCTCGCAGGCTGCAGGTCGCTGGAGAGGTGAACCAAAGACACTTCCGTGTGGATTTGGACAGTGGAGCCCTGCTCATCAAGAATCCAATCGATCGAGAGGCACTGTGTGGGCTTAGTGCCAGCTGCATCGTGCCTCTGGAGTTTGTAACCGAAGGGCCTTTGGAGATGTACCGAGCGGAGGTAGAAATCGTAGATGTGAATGATCACGCCCCCCGATTTCCTCGGCAGCAGCTGGACTTGGAAATTGGGGAGGCAGCCCCTCCAGGGCAGCGTTTCCCCTTGGAAAAGGCTCAGGATGCAGATGTGGGAAGCAACTCCATCAGCAGCTATAGGCTGAGCTCCAACGAACACTTCGCACTGGATGTCAAGAAGCGCAGCGACGGCAGCCTGGTCCCAGAACTGCTCCTGGAGAAGCCTTTGGATCGGGAGAAGCAATCGGACTACCGCCTGGTGCTGACTGCTGTGGATGGAGGGAACCCTCCTAGGTCCGGCACAGCGGAGCTCCGGGTATCAGTGCTGGACGTGAACGACAACGCCCCGGCCTTCCAGCAATCCAGCTACAGGATTAGCGTCTTGGAGAGCGCTCCAGCCGGCACAGTGCTCATCCAGCTCAATGCCTCTGACCCGGACCTGGGTCCCAGCGGTAACGTCACCTTTTCTTTCAGTGGTCACACCCCCGATCGTGTGAGAAGCCTCTTCAGCCTGCACCCCACTACTGGAAAGCTTACCCTTCAGGGACCCCTCGATTTTGAGAGCGAGAATTACTACGAATTTGATGTGCGGGCTCGTGATGGGGGTTCACCGGCCATGGAGCAACACTGCAGCCTTCGGGTGGATCTCCTAGATGTAAATGACAACGCCCCCCACATCACAGTGACCTCAGAGCTTGGGACTCTCCCCGAGAATGCAGAACCTGGCACCGTGGTGGCACTCATTAGTGTACAGGACCCTGACTCAGGGTCAAATGGAGATGTTAGCCTCCGCATTCCTGACTACTTGCCATTTGCCCTCAAGTCTGCCTTCCGAAACCAGTTCTCTCTGGTGACTGCTGGAACCTTGGACCGCGAGGCTAAATCCAGCTATGACATCATGGTCACTGCTTCTGATGCTGGGAACCCTCCTCTGAGTACCCACAGGACTATTTTCCTCAATATTTCAGATGTGAATGATAACCCACCCTCTTTCTTCCAAAGGTCACATGAGGTATTTGTTCCTGAGAACAATCGCCCGGGGGACCTGCTTTGCTCCCTTGCAGCTTCTGACCCAGACTCTGGCTTGAATGCACTTATCTCCTACTCTCTCCTAGAGCCCAGAAACCGAGATGTGTCAGCTTCCTCCTTCATCTCTCTGAACCCCCAAACAGGAGCTGTTCATGCTACTCGATCCTTTGACTATGAGCAAACACAGACACTGCAGTTTGAGGTACAAGCCCGGGACCGAGGCAACCCACCCCTTAGCAGCACTGTGACAGTTCGCCTATTCGTGCTGGACCTCAATGACAACGCCCCAGCTGTGCTCCGTCCTCGGGCCCGGCCTGGTTCATTATGTCCCCAAGCACTGCCTCCATCTGTTGGTGCTGGCCACCTAGTCACAAAGGTGACTGCTGTGGACTTGGATTCAGGTTACAATGCTTGGGTTTCCTATCAGCTCCTGGAGGCCCCAGATCCCAGCCTGTTTGCAGTCTCTCGCTATGCTGGGGAGGTGCGGACAGCCGTTCCCATCCCAGCTGATCTCCCACCACAGAAGCTGGTCATTGTGGTGAAGGATAGTGGTAATCCACCACTCTCTACCTCTGTTACTCTCCTAGTgtccctggaggaagacactCATCCGGTTGTCCCTGATCTTCGAGAAtcttcagctccaagggaaggagaATCCCgcctgaccctctacttggcTGTGTCCCTTGTGGCAATTTGCTTTGTCTCCTTTGGCTCCTTCGTAGCACTACTCTCTAAGTGTCTTCGTGGGGCTGCATGCGGAGTGACTTGCTTTCCTGCTGGCACTTGTGCCTGTCTCACCCGATCTCGAAGGAGGGAGGGGCTTCCTCCTTCCAATGGGATCCTCCGAATCCAGCTAGGGTCAGATGATCCTATCAAGTTTGTTGATGTGGGCGGCCACTCTCATGGCTGTACACCCTTGGCTTCTGCACCCACTCGGAGCGATAGCTTCATGATGGTGAAGTCACCCAGTGCACCTATGGCAGGGGAGCCTGTCCGCCCAAGCTGCCCACCCTCTGATCTTCTCTATGGGCTAGAG CAAGCCCCGCCCAACACGGACTGGCGTTTCTCTCAGGCCCAGAGACCCGGCACCAGCGG CTCCCAAAATGGCGATGAAACCGGCACCTGGCCCAACAACCAGTTTGACACAGAAATGCTTCAAGCCATGATCTTGGCCTCTGCCAGTG AAGCTGCTGATGGGAGCTCCACCCTGGGAGGGGGCGCCGGCACCATGGGCTTGAGTGCCCGATATGGGCCCCAGTTCACTCTGCAGCATGTGCCCGACTACCGCCAGAATGTCTACATCCCTGGCAGCAATGCCACACTGACCAACGCAGCTGGCAAGCGGGATGGCAAGGCCCCAGCAGGTGGCAACGGCAACAAGAAGAAGTCAGGCAAAAAGGAGAAGAAGTAA
- the LOC126070084 gene encoding protocadherin gamma-C5 isoform X4: MGPKTPPQLPGKWQVLCMLSLCCWGWVSGQLRYSVVEESEPGTLVGNVAQDLGLKVTDLLNRRLRLGSEENERYFSLSLVSGALAVNQKIDRESLCGASTSCLLPVQVVTEHPLELIRVEVEILDLNDNSPSFAAPEREIRISESAAPGTRFPLDSAQDPDVGTNTVSFYTLSPSSHFSLNVKTLKDGKLFPELVLEQQLDRETQARHQLVLTAVDGGTPARSGTTLISVIVLDVNDNAPTFQSSVLRVGLPENAPIGTLLLRLNATDPDEGTNGQLGYSFADHTSEAVRNLFGLDPSSGAIHVLGPIDFEESSFYEIHARARDQGQPAMEGHCVIQVDVGDANDNAPEVLLASLVNPVLESTSVGTVVGLFNVRDRDSGSNGEVSLDVSPDLPFQIKPSENHYSLLTSQPLDRETTSHYIIELQASDAGSPPLHTHLIIRLNISDVNDNAPHFTQQLYTAYIPENRPPGSFLCTVSALDPDTGDNARLTYSIIGSQIQGAPASSFVYVNPEDGRVFAQHTFDYELLQMLPIVVGVRDSGSPPLHANASLHVFVLDQNDNAPAVLHPRPGLELSAPQRLPRSAPPGSLVTKVTAVDADAGHNAWLFYSLLPQSTAPGLFLVSKHTGEVRTARALLEDDSDTQRVVVLVRDNGDPSLSSTATVLLALEDEDPEEMPKSSDFLTHPPERSDLTLYLIVALAAISLLSLVTFTFLTAKCLRGHADGDTGGGQCCRRQESPSRDFYKQSSPNLQVSSDGTLKYMEVTLRPTDSQSHCYRTCFSPASDGSDFTFLRPLSVQQPSALALEPDAFRSRSNTLLERSQQAPPNTDWRFSQAQRPGTSGSQNGDETGTWPNNQFDTEMLQAMILASASEAADGSSTLGGGAGTMGLSARYGPQFTLQHVPDYRQNVYIPGSNATLTNAAGKRDGKAPAGGNGNKKKSGKKEKK; the protein is encoded by the exons ATGGGGCCCAAGACACCCCCACAGCTCCCTGGGAAATGGCAAGTGCTGTGCATGTTGTCCTTGTGCTGCTGGGGCTGGGTGTCCGGGCAGCTTCGTTATTCAGTGGTGGAAGAGTCTGAGCCGGGGACGCTGGTGGGGAATGTTGCTCAGGATCTGGGCTTAAAGGTGACAGATCTGTTGAACCGCCGACTGCGGTTGGGCTCTGAGGAGAACGAGCGCTATTTTTCCCTGAGCTTGGTGAGTGGTGCTCTGGCAGTGAATCAAAAGATTGACCGTGAGAGCCTGTGTGGAGCCAGCACCAGCTGCCTGCTGCCAGTGCAGGTGGTGACTGAACACCCCCTGGAACTAATCCGTGTAGAGGTAGAGATCCTGGATCTCAATGACAACTCTCCTAGCTTTGCTGCCCCAGAGCGAGAGATACGCATCTCCGAATCGGCTGCACCTGGGACTCGATTCCCACTGGACAGTGCCCAGGATCCGGATGTGGGCACCAATACTGTGAGCTTCTATACTCTAAGCCCCAGCAGCCACTTCTCTCTGAACGTGAAGACCCTAAAAGATGGGAAACTATTCCCAGAGCTGGTGCTAGAGCAGCAGCTAGACCGTGAAACCCAGGCAAGACATCAGCTGGTGCTCACTGCTGTGGATGGGGGCACTCCGGCCCGCTCAGGGACCACCCTTATCTCTGTCATTGTGCTGGACGTCAATGACAATGCTCCAACCTTCCAGTCCTCTGTTCTGCGTGTGGGACTCCCAGAGAATGCACCCATAGGCACACTGCTGCTCCGCCTCAATGCCACTGATCCAGATGAGGGCACCAATGGTCAACTAGGCTATTCTTTTGCGGATCACACATCGGAGGCAGTGCGGAATCTCTTTGGCCTAGACCCTAGCAGTGGAGCAATCCATGTGTTGGGTCCCATAGACTTTGAGGAATCAAGTTTCTATGAAATTCATGCAAGAGCACGTGACCAGGGACAGCCAGCCATGGAGGGCCACTGTGTGATTCAAGTGGATGTGGGGGATGCCAATGACAACGCCCCAGAGGTGCTACTGGCCTCCTTGGTCAACCCTGTCCTGGAGAGCACATCAGTTGGCACAGTAGTGGGATTGTTTAATGTGAGGGACCGAGACTCAGGTAGCAATGGTGAAGTGAGCCTTGATGTCTCTCCGGACCTGCCATTTCAAATTAAGCCTTCTGAGAACCACTACTCACTGCTAACCAGCCAGCCTTTGGACCGAGAGACCACATCACATTATATCATTGAGCTGCAGGCCAGTGATGCTGGCTCACCTCCCCTGCACACGCATCTTATCATCAGGCTCAACATTTCAGACGTTAATGACAATGCACCTCacttcacccagcagctctacacTGCTTACATCCCAGAAAACCGGCCTCCAGGCTCCTTCCTCTGCACGGTGTCCGCCTTGGACCCAGACACTGGGGATAATGCCCGCCTTACCTACTCCATCATAGGGAGTCAGATTCAGGGAGCCCCAGCCTCCTCCTTTGTGTATGTCAACCCTGAGGATGGGCGGGTTTTTGCCCAGCATACTTTTGACTACGAGTTGCTGCAGATGCTACCGATTGTGGTGGGAGTTCGAGACTCTGGTTCTCCCCCATTGCATGCCAATGCATCTCTGCATGTGTTTGTTCTGGACCAGAATGATAACGCCCCAGCTGTGCTGCATCCCCGGCCTGGTCTGGAACTCTCAGCTCCCCAGCGCCTTCCTCGCTCTGCCCCTCCTGGCTCTTTGGTCACCAAGGTGACAGCCGTGGATGCTGACGCAGGCCACAATGCATGGCTCTTCTATTCACTGTTGCCACAGTCCACAGCCCCAGGGCTGTTCCTCGTGTCTAAACATACTGGTGAGGTGCGCACAGCCCGGGCCTTACTGGAGGATGACTCTGACACCCAGCGGGTGGTGGTCCTGGTAAGGGACAATGGTGACCCTTCGCTTTCCTCTACAGCCACAgtgctgctggctctggaggatgaAGACCCTGAAGAAATGCCCAAGTCCAGTGACTTCCTCACACACCCGCCTGAGCGTTCAGACCTTACCCTTTACCTCATTGTGGCCCTAGCAGCCATCAGTCTCTTATCCTTAGTCACCTTCACCTTTCTGACAGCTAAGTGCCTTCGCGGGCACGCAGACGGGGACACGGGTGGGGGGCAGTGCTGCAGGCGCCAGGAATCACCCTCCCGGGACTTCTATAAGCAGTCCAGCCCCAACCTGCAGGTGAGCTCAGATGGCACGCTCAAGTACATGGAGGTAACGCTGCGGCCCACAGACTCGCAGAGCCATTGCTACAGGACGTGCTTTTCGCCAGCCTCGGACGGCAGTGACTTCACCTTTCTAAGGCCCCTTAGCGTCCAGCAGCCCTCGGCTCTGGCCCTGGAGCCTGACGCCTTCCGGTCCCGCTCTAATACTCTGCTGGAGCGGAGCCAG CAAGCCCCGCCCAACACGGACTGGCGTTTCTCTCAGGCCCAGAGACCCGGCACCAGCGG CTCCCAAAATGGCGATGAAACCGGCACCTGGCCCAACAACCAGTTTGACACAGAAATGCTTCAAGCCATGATCTTGGCCTCTGCCAGTG AAGCTGCTGATGGGAGCTCCACCCTGGGAGGGGGCGCCGGCACCATGGGCTTGAGTGCCCGATATGGGCCCCAGTTCACTCTGCAGCATGTGCCCGACTACCGCCAGAATGTCTACATCCCTGGCAGCAATGCCACACTGACCAACGCAGCTGGCAAGCGGGATGGCAAGGCCCCAGCAGGTGGCAACGGCAACAAGAAGAAGTCAGGCAAAAAGGAGAAGAAGTAA